CGCCACCCTCGGTGTCGCCGATTTCCTGCCCTTTGCAGGGGTGCCGGAGACCGAGGCTCCCGTGTCCCCGCCCCGCGGCCTGACCGCACGGAAAGAAGCGGTGGATGGCCAGGTGACCTTCACCTGGCAGCCGAATCCGGAGCCGGATGTCGCCGGCTACCGGCTGTACTGGGCCCAAGGCCCTGGCACCGGCTACGACCATGTCCTCGATGTGGGCAACCGCACCTCGGCCGAGCTCACCGGCCTGAGCGGCAGCTACCGCGTCGCCGTCTCGGCCTACGACCACCAGTACCTGGGAGAGGATGATGATCCCCTGACCATCGTCAACGAGGCCCAGACCTCAGGCCATGAAAGCTGGTACTCCACGGCAACGGCACTCCATGTCGGGCCCGCCCTGGCCCTGGCCCAGTGGACCCTGGATTTCGGCAACATCGCCATGGGGACCTGCGCGGCGGCCCAGGAGCTGACCATCACCAACACCGGCGACGAGCTCCTCACCATCGACGGCGTGACCGTGGCAGGTCCCCAGGCCGAGGCCTTCCTGCCCCCGGACGACCTGTCCGCCTGCAGGACCTTGGCGCCAGGGGGGCAGTGCACCCTGGCCATCGGGTTTTGTCCGGCCGGCCCCGGCCTCAAGGATGCCACCATCGCCTTGCGCACCAACGATACCGAGGCCGCAGGTCGCGAGCTGCGGCTGGTGGGGGTCGGCGACCCGCCAGGCCGACCGGCGGAGATCATCTGGGAGCACCCCTCGTCCGGGGGCGGCACCCCAGCCATGGGTGCCAACGGCGACCTCTATGCCGGCTCCAACGAGCGGCCGCCCGGCACCAACCTGTGGCAGCTCTATGCCTTCCGCTCCGATGGCACCGTGAAGTGGCAGCACGACATCGAAGGTGATGCCGCCAACGCCGCCCCGGCGGTGGCTCTGGACGGGACGATCTATGTCACCCCGGTCTATGGCCAGAAATTCTACGCCCTGACCCCGGACGGGGAGGAGAAATGGGTCTTTCAGGAGCCGGCCTGGGCCGCAGGGGAGGGCTGGACCTGGTCGTCGCCGGCCATAGGCCCGGATGGCACCATCTACTTCGGCTCCCGGGAGCCGGGCGAGGGAAACGATTTCGCCGGTGGCAAGCTCTACGCCCTGAGCCCGGACGGCACCCGGAAATGGGCGACCGTGGTGGGAACACCCAGCACGACCCCAGCCATCGCTGCCGACGGCACGATCCATGTGGGTACGGGCACCGGTCTGCTCTACGCCCTGGACCCGCAAGGAGGGATCAAGTGGATCTTCACCCCGGAGCTGCCGTACTGGGTGGAGTCCACCCCGGCCATCGGTCCGGACGGGGTGGTCTATGTGGGCAGCATGGGCTATGGCGGCAAGCGCCTCTATGCCATCGGCCCGGATGGCGCCGAGCGCTGGTTCTTCGAGGCCGGCGCCCGGCTGAATCGGGGCCCGGTCCTGAGCGAGGACGGCACGATCCTGATCGGGGCGGAAGACGGCGAGCTCCGTGCCCTGAGCCCGGAAGGCGTCCAGCTGTGGTCCTTCCGGGCCGGCGGCGGACTTCTTGCCGCCCCCGCGATCGGCGCGTACGGCACCGTCTTCTTCGGTGCCGCGGATGGCAAGCTTTACGCCGTGAACCCCCATGGCACCCTGAGCTGGACCTTCGACGCCGGGTCGCCGGTGGCGTCCTCGCCTCTGATCGGCCCTGACGGGTCGCTCTATTTCGGCACCAGCTTCGGCTCGTTCTTCGCCCTCTCCGGCCTGTCGCCGGGTCCGGCCGCCTCCGCCTGGCCCATGCCCGGCCACGACTATCGCCGCAGCGGCGTGGCCGCCACCCCTGTTGCTCCCTGCTACCCTGGTGCCAAGGCTGGTGATGACATCCTGGCCGCCGAGGGCGAGCCAGTCGCCCTGTCCGGGGAAGGCTCTGCCTCCGCCTCGGGCGGCCCCCTCCTCTTCCGCTGGCAACAGCTGTCTGGCCCGCCGGTCGCGCTCTCCGATCCCACCGATCCGCGACCAGCCTTCCGGGCCCCGACCGTGGGCGCCGCCGGTGCCACGCTGCTCTTTCGGCTGACCGTCACCGATGAGAACGGGCTCGAAGCCAGCGACCTGACCGAGGTGCAGGTGACGGACACCCTGGTGTCACCGGCCGCGGTGTCTTTCGGCTCGGTGGAGACCGGCCAGGCCGGAGCCCCGCTGACCATGGCCATCCACAACACTCACTCCACCGCCATGGTGGTCTCCGGGATCGGGCTTTCCGACCCGCTCGATTTCAACCTTGACCTTGACGCCCCAACCGTGAGCCCGGTGGCAGATCTGCCCCGGATCATCCCTGCCGGCGACACCGCCTTCTTCGTTCTGTTCTTCTCTCCCACCACCGCCGGTCACTTCCAGGAACGACTGGTGGTGGAGACCAGCGACCCCGACAGCCCCCGGGTGGAGATCCCCCTGTCCGGCTGGGGACAAGGTCCCCTGCCGGAGGGCCAGGAATTCGTCGTCCGCCTGGGAGAAGACACCGTGTGGACTGCCGGGAATATCCGGGAGGTCGCTGGCGGCGGCTGGTCCGATGGCCAGAACGCCACGGCCAGCGTGGACGTGGGCCCGTACGAAAGCGGCCAAGCCCAGGCCTGGGCTGGCGTGCGCTTCCGGGTCGAGGAGGGGCCCTACGGCGCCACCGTCGCCGATGCCACCATCGCCATCACCCTCCGGTACCAGCTGGCCGTGGACTTCGACGCCCTGACGCCGCAGGCCATGGGCGGCGGCTCGGCGGACAGCCGGCTTTACGGCTGGATTCTCGTCTACAAGCAGGAGCTGGACAGCATCGATTTCGTCCATCAGCCCGGGCAGGACAGCCGGTCCGCCACCGTGACCATGACCCATCGGCTGGCCGGCGCCCCTACCTGGACCCATCTCTACGCGGGTCAGACCTACGAGGTGAAAGGGGAGCTCGCGGTCCATGCCGAGATCTTCAAGGGCAACCAGGCGTTGGCCTCCGGGGAGGTCACCGTGGAGCGGGTGGCCATCCTGTTCGACGACACGGTTCGTGCCCCCCGGCCGGACATCAGAGGCAACAATCAGGATGGCCCGCTGGCCCTCACCACCGATCAGCCGGTGGCGCTGTCCATCGCGCTGGATGCCGGCAGCCGTGCCGGGGAACGGAACGACTGGTTTCTGCTCGTCGAGCGGGACGGGCACCTCGCCTCCCTGGTGACCAGGCCCCTCCGGGTCATCCCTGGGGTGCGGCGCCTCCTGCGGGGGCCGCTGGTGGATGTCGACCCGATCACCGTCCTGGACAGCCGGCTGCCCGCCGGCAGCTACACCTTCCACTTCGCGGTGTCCGGGGCCAGGACCTGGGTCGACAGCCTCCGGCTCCAGGTCCGGGAGGGCCAGGCCCCCGCTCCCTGATGAGCGGCCAGGACCGGCCGTACCCCAATGGGTGCAACGCCGGAAGTTGGCCATGGTGGTCTCCCATAAGTCCTATAGGTCCTATAGGTCCCATGGGTTCATGGGTCCATGGGAGCTGTGGGAGTCATGGGAACAGAAAAAGAGAGGAGACGCATCATGCTGACCGGTGTCGAGGCCTTGGCCCGGCTGCGGGCAGGAAATCGGCGCTTTGCCGACAACGTCAGGAGCCTCGACGCGCTCCTGTCCCACACCCGCCGCTCGGAGCTGGCGGCCGGCCAGGCGCCTCTGGCCATCGTCCTGGGCTGCTCGGACTCCCGGGTGCCGGCGGAGTACTCCCTGGAGAGTGGCCTGGTGGAGCTCTTCGACGGGCTGCCGGAGGGGGCTTGAGGGCCGGCGGCATGCCCGAAAGCCCTTTCAACCCGTTCGGTCATCAGCTATAATCCGGCTCCGGAACGGAAGGCCGCCCCGGCGGGCGGCCTCCGGTCAGCCTTCCCCTGATGCTTTGCCCCCGAGGTGGCGCCATGAACGCGAGCCAGTCCTTCCGGATTTCCCTGCCCACCCGGATCCTTTTCGGTGTTGGCAGCATCAACGACCTTCCCCGCTCGGTGGGTGACCTCCTGGGCGCGAAGATTCTCCTGGTCCTGGACCCGGGCCTGGCCGCAGCCAACCTCGTGGAGAAGATCACCGCGCCTCTGACTGCGGCCGGCCTGGCCTTCGTGCCCTTCGACCGGGTGGATCCGGAGCCCAGCCTGCGCCTGGCGGACGAGGCGGCGGCCCTGGCCGTCGGCGAGGGCTGTGATGTGGTGGTGGGGGCTGGCGGCGGCTCGGCCATGGATGTCGCCAAGGCGGCGGCCATGCTGGCCACCAATGGCGGCGCGGCCGAGGACTACCTGGGCCTGGGCAAGGTGAAAAGGCCTGGCCTGCCCACCATCATGGTGCCCACCACCGCCGGCACCGGCGCCGAGGTCACCTTCACCGCGGTGTTCATCAACGAGAAGACCCAGTCCAAGGGCGGCATCAACTCCGATTTTCTTTATCCCAACACCGCCATCCTGGATCCGAGCCTGACCGTCAGCCTGCCCAAGACGGTCACGGCCTACACCGGCATCGACGCCTTCACCCATGCCCTGGAGGCCTTCGTCTCGGTGCAGGCCAATGCGGTCTCGGATCTCTATGCCCTGGAGGCCATCACCCTCATCAGCCGCTGCCTGGGGCCGGCCTGCGCCAATGGCCGCAACCTCGAAGCCAGAAGCTCCATGCTCCTGGGCAGCCTCCTGGGCGGCCAGGCTCTGGCCACCGCCGGCGTCGGCCTGGTGCATGCCATGGCCTACCCCATGGGCGGCATGCACCGCATCCCCCACGGCCTGGCCAACGCGGTGCTCCTGCCCTATGTCATGGACTACAACCTGGTTGCGGTCCCGGACCGCTTCCGCACCGTGGCCTGGGCCATGGAAGCGGCCCCCCCCCAGATCTCGGCCCGGGAGGGAGCGGAGGCCGCGGTGCAGGCGGTGCGGCGCCTCAACCGGGACATCGGCATCCCCTCCACCCTGGCGGCCCTGGGCATCCCGGCCGAGGACATCCCGAAGATGGCGGACATCGCCCTCACCGTCACCCGGCCGGTGGAGAACAACCCCCGGCGGCCGACCCGGGATGAGGTGATCGCCGTCTACCAGCAGGCCCTGGCCGGTGTCTGAAATTCCTTGTTGGGCATTCTGCGGCTCGTCGTTCACGGTAGCGTTTGACCATTGTCGGAGGCAGGAGACCCCCCATGCCCGGATTCGAGGTCTTTGGCGAGGAAGAGAAGAAGGAGATCCTGGAGGTCCTGGAGACCGGGGTCCTTTTCCGCTACGAGTTTCCCAATGAGCGGCGGGGCATCTACAAGGTGCGGACCTTCGAGGAGCGCTTTGCCGCCTTCTGCGGCTGCGCCCATGCCCAGGCGGTCACCTCCGGCACCGCGGCCCTGAAGGTGGCCCTGGCCTGCCTGGGGGTCGGCCCCGGCGACGAGGTCATCACCCAGGGCTTCACCTTTGTGGCCACCTGGGAGGCCATCCTGGACGCCGGCGCGGTGCCGGTCTTCACCGAGATCGATGCCACCCTCAACATGGATCCCGCGGACCTGGAGAAGAGAATCACCCCCCGGACCCGGGCCATCATCCCGGTGCACATGCTGGGTGCCCAGGCCCGGATCCAGGAGATCATGGCGGTGGCCAACCGCCACGGCATCCCGGTGATCGAGGATACGGCCCAGAGCGCCGGTGGCGCCCTTCTTGGCCGCATGCTGGGCACCTTCGGCCGCTGCGGCACCTTCTCCTTCGACGCGGTCAAGACCATGACCTGCGGCGAGGGCGGGATGATCATCACCGGCGATGCCGAGCTGTGGCGGGCCATGAGCGAGTACCACGACCACGGCCACGACCATGTGCCCAACCCCGGCGCCCGGGGCGGCGAGGGCCGGCGGTTCGTGGGCTTCAACTACCGGATGATGGAGCTGCAAGGCGCCATCGGCTGCGCCCAGCTGGCCAAGCTGCCGGCCATGATCGCGGCCCAGAAGACGCACCATGCCCGGCTGCAGGAGCTTCTCGCCCGCATCCCCGGCATAAGCTTCCGGGAGATCCTGGACCCGGCCGGCGACACCGCCACCTTCCTGTGCTTCTTCCTGCCGGATGCGGAACAGACCACCCGGGTCAACGCCGTTCTCCGGGAGCACGGCGCTGGCGCCATCCCCTTTGGCAGCAACACCTGGCACTTCTACCCCCGCTGGGAGCACCTGGTGGCAGGCGCCACCGTCACCGCCAGCGGCTGGCCCTTCAAGGAGCCGGACGGCCGCAGCCGCGCCCTCTACGACCCGGCGGCCCTGCCCGCCTCCACCGCCCTCATGTCCCGCTGCCTGGGCTACCAGATCCCGGTGCGGCTCTCCGAGGAGCGGCTCCGGCAGCTGGCGGACGCCATCGGCGCCGCCGCGCGCCTCTAGCCATCCCGCGGTGCCATGGCCGAAACCCTTGCCTCGCCCCAGGTGGTGGCCCTGATCCCCGCCCGCCACCAGTCGAGCCGCTTTCCCGGCAAGCCCCTGGCCGCCATCCTCGGCCGGCCGATGATCGAGCACGTCTACCGGCGGGCCTGCCAGGTAGCCAGCCTGTCCCGGGTGGTGGTGGCCACCGACGACGAGCGGATCGCCGCCTGCGTCCGGGGCTTCGGCGGCGAGGTGGTCCTGACCCGGGAAAGCCACCCCACCGGCACCGACCGGCTGGCCGAGGCGGCCGGGCTTCTTCGCCTCTCCGACCAGGACATTGTGGTCAACATCCAGGGCGACCAGCCCCTGTTTCCGCCCGCGGTCATCGACGAGCTGACCCGGCCCATGCTGGCCGAGCCGGATCTGCCCATGGCCACCCTGATCTACCGGATCCGCCGGCCCGAGGAGATTCGGGATCCCAACCACGTCAAGACCGTCTTCGACCGGCAGGGGAACGCCCTCTACTTCTCCCGGGCCACCATCCCCTTTGACCGGGACGGCGGCAGGCCCGGCCCGTTCTACAAGCACCTGGGCTTCTACGCCTACCGCAAAGGGTTTCTCACCATCTTCGTCGGCCTGCCGGAAGGGGACTGGGAGCGGCGGGAGCGGCTGGAGCAGCTCCGGGCCCTGGAGCACGGCTTCCGGATCCGGGTGGTGGAGACCGGCCACGACTCCATCGAGGTGGACACCCCGGCCGATGTGGCCCGGGTGGAGGAATGTCTGCGGCAGGCGGCCGCCGGGCCGCCGGCTCGCTGTTGAGGCCGCCGCCCTGCCCGGGGCCGGCCGCAAGGGAGACCGCACGTGCACCCATTGGCGTCGACGATCGTTCTTCTCATCTGCAGCAACGTCTTCATGACCTTTGCCTGGTACGCCCACCTCAAGGAGCTGGGCCACAAGGTGTGGATCGTCGCCTCGCTGGTCAGCTGGGGCATCGCCCTGTTTGAATACCTGCTGCAGGTGCCAGCCAACCGGATCGGCTACACGGTGCTGTCCGTCGGCCAGCTGAAGATCATTCAGGAAGTGATCACCTTGAGCGTCTTTGTCCCCTTTTCGTTGTTCTACCTGCGCGAGCCGTTGAAGCTGGATTACCTGTGGGCGGGCCTTTGCCTGGTGGGCGCCGTCTACTTTGTCTTCCGCAGCCAGTTGGCGTAAGCCAAGGACCCTTTGCCATGACCAAGAAGATCGCCATCATCGGCGCCGGCAATGTCGGCGCCACCGCGGCCCACTGGGCCATGACCAAGGGACTGGGCGAGGTCGCCCTCGTCGATGTCGTGGAGGGCATGCCCCAGGGCAAGGCCCTGGATCTCGCCCAGTCAGCGCCCCTGGCCGGCTTTGCCCACGGCATCCGGGGCGCCAACGACTTTGCGGCCCTGGCCGGCGCTGATGTCGTGATCATCACCGCCGGTCTGGCCAGGAAGCCGGGCATGAGCCGGGACGACCTTCTGGCCAAAAACGTGGCCATCGTCCGCGCCTGCAGCGAAGAGGTGGCGCGCTATGCCCCCGAGGCGGTGCTGCTGGTGGTCACCAACCCCATCGACGCCATGGTCTACACCGCCTTCAAGGTCTCGGGCTTCGCCCGGGAGCGGGTGATCGGCATGGCCGGGGTGCTGGATTCGGCCCGCTACCGTCTCTTCCTGGCCCAGGCCCTGGGGGTGGCGCCCCGGGACGTCACCGCCCTGGTGATGGGCATCCACGGCGACAACATGCTGCCCCTCACCCGGCTGGCCAGTGTGGGCGGCGTGCCGGTGACCGATCTCTTGTCCGCCGAGGAGCTGGCCGCCGTCGTCCACCGCACCCAGCATGGCGGCGGTGAGATCGTCGGGCTGCTCAAGACCGGCTCCGCCTTCTACACCCCGGCCCTGGCGGTGATCGGGATGGCGGAGGCCATCCTGACCGACAGCCGGCGGGTGCTGCCGTGCGCGGCGTATCTGGACGGGGAGTTCGGCATCGCCGGCTGCTTCCTGGGCGTACCGGTGGTGCTGGGCCGGCGGGGGGTGGAGCGGATCATCGAATTCCCGCTCACCGGCGAGGAGCAGGCAGCCCTGGCCGCCTCGGAGCGGGCGGTCCGGGAGCAGATGGCGGCCACGGGCCTGTGACGCCGTGGGCCCGCCCCTGCCCGCCGGATTCCCGGGCGCCATGACTGCGGCCCCGGCGGCATTGAGCCAGGCCCTGGCGACCCTGGCGGACCGGCGCTTCTGCCCGCTCGATCTCATCCCCCAGGAGAGCCTGGCGGAGAAGCTCATCGAGCTGGATCAGCTGGGGCCGCCGGCCGCAGCCGGCGCCATCGGCACCGAGCTGGCAGCCATCGGCCGGCTGCTGGCCGCCACCGACACCCGGCAGGTGCGGGTGGTGCTGTTTGGCGGCGGCACCGGGCTCGCCAACCTGGTGGGCGGTGACTCCCGCAACCCGGCCTGGACGGCGTCGCCTTTCCGGGGCCTCAAGGAGCTCTTCCCCCACACCACCTCGGTGGTCTGCGTCACCGACGACGGCGGCTCCACCGGCGAGATCCTCAAAGACCTGCCCCTGGTGGCCCTGGGGGATCTGCGGCACGTGCTCCTGGCCTCGATCCAGGAGCAGCAGCTCATGGAGCGCTATGGCCTGACCGGCCAGCAGGCCCGGGCCCTGGCCGCCCTCCTCTTCCGGCTCTTCAACCACCGCTTCCAGGAGCCGCCCTTGTCGGCGGCGGCCCTCCTGGAGGCGGCCGGCGTGGATCCCGAGGCCATGCCCCCGGCCATGTGGCGGGGCCTGGCGCCGCTGGTGCGCGCCCTTTTCGCCGACCCCCGCCTTGCGCCCACCCTGGCCCGGCCCCAGTGCCTGGGCAACCTGCTCCTGGCCGCGGCGGCCTATGCGCCCAACAACGGTGCCGGCATCAGCGACGCGCACCCCGGGCCGGAGGCGGTCCTGAAGGGCCTGCAGACCCTGGCCTGCTTCCTGGCCGCCAACCCCTTCGGGGTCCTGCCCTGCACCCTCACCCCGGCCCAGATCAAGGTCCTCTACGCCAACGGCGTCCTGGTGACCGGCGAGGCCAAGAGCGGCACCGCCCTTCGCGGCTATCCCGTGGATCGGGTGCTGGTGGAGTTCGCCGGGCCGCCGGCGGTCCCTGCCGAGGTGCTGGCCGCCGTGGCCGAGGCCGATATCATCGCCTTCGCCCCGGGCAGCCTGTTCACCAGCATCGTGCCGGTCCTGCAGGTGCCCGGTCTGGCGGCAGCGGTGCGGGCCAACACCAGGGCGTTGAAGATCCTGGTCGCCAACCTCTGGGTCCAGGAAGGGGAGACCGACAGCGCCCGGGAGCACCCCGAGCGGCGCTTCCACGTCTCCGACCTGCTCAAGGCTTACCAGCGCAACATCCCCGGCGGCGTGCACGGCCTGTTTCAGCTCGTCCTCACCACCGGTCTCCAGCACATCCCCGGCCATGTGCTCCAGTCCTATGCCGTGGAGAACAAGGTGCCCATCTACCTGGACCGGGAGGCGGTGCGGAGACTGGGCTTCGAGCCCATCGCGGCCATGCTCTTCTCCCCGCAGGCCTTGCGGGAGCGGCGGGTCATCCAGCACGATCCGGCCACCATGGCCCGCACCTTCCGGGTGCTGTGGGCGATCCGGGACGAGCTGCCGGCAGGGCCGGCAGCCCTGGCCGCTGCCCTGCCCGAGCCTCCGGCGGTCCTCCACCCCGACCGCCAGACCCCGGCCGCCCGCCTGGCCGCCATCCGGCAGCGCCTGGCCGCCCTCCGCCTGCCGCCGGCTTGCCTGTCCCGCATCACCGCCATCCTGTGGCGGCATCGGGACATCCGCCTGATGCACCTGGCCTATCTGGACGGCATCGTGCCGGTGGCGGCCGGCGCCTGGCCCCGCAGCCAGGAATGGGACAATGTCTTCTCGTTCTACGAGCCGGAAACGCGGCTGGTGAAGATCCGGGAGGATGTCTGGGAGCGGCCGGACCGCTTCGAGGTGGCCTTTCTGGTGGCCCTGGGCCAGTCGCTCCTGGGCAACTACGCGGCGGACAAACGGATGGAGGCCATCGCCTTCGAGGGGGAGGAACTGGGCAAGGTGTTCTTCCTGACCGTGCGGCCGGCGGCCGAGCGCCAGTGCCTGTTCACCGACGCCGAGCTGGACGACTATCTGACGCTGGCGCGGCTGCGGCCGTCCGTCACGGTGCCTCGCCGCTACCAGCGGCTGGTGAGCGGGCCGGAGGGCTTCACGCCGCCGGGTCTTCTCTTCGGTCTTCTGTTCGCCTGGTACCTGGACAACCGCTTCGAGGCCCACATCGACTACAAGATGACCATCGTCAAGAACCGGGTGTCGGACCTCATCCACGAGCAGGGCCGCATTCTGGTCCGCCGGCAGGGTCTCATCGACTTCTTCCGGGAGCGGGTCTTCGGGGACCGCCGGCCGCTGCCGGCCTAGACCGCCTCCTCTCGCCCACCTGACCTCTGGCGGCCGGCGGTCGCAAGCCCGCAGATCCGGTCCCGCCCACTGTGCTTGGCGCGGTAGAGGGCGGCGTCGGCCCGGGCCAGGGCCATCGCCGGCTCCCGGTCCTCCCGGGTGGCCACCGCCAGCCCCAGGCTGGCGGTCACCGCCACCGGCTCCCCGGCATCCCGGGCCACCGGCGTACCGCGGATGGCGGCCCACACCCGTTCGGCCACCGCCTGCACCTCGGCAGCTCCGGTGTTGGGCAGGAGAAGCAGAAACTCCTCGCCACCGTAGCGCCCCACCAAGTCATAGCGGCGGACCGTCTGGCGCAGCCGTTGGCCCACCGCCTTCAGCACCTCGTCCCCGGTCTGATGGCCGAAGGCATCGTTGACCCACTTGAAGTGGTCGATGTCCACCATCACCAGGCCCAGGGCGTCGGCAAAGCCCCGCCGGACGCGCTCGTGCTCCTCGTCCAGTCGGGCCATGAGGAAG
This sequence is a window from Thermodesulfobacteriota bacterium. Protein-coding genes within it:
- a CDS encoding PQQ-binding-like beta-propeller repeat protein — its product is MRWLGMIVTGLVLGLVGWTQDGRAATEVSGVIDQETTWREADTPHRVTGGVSVAPEATLIIEPGVEVLFDGPFAIQVEGTLQARGTAEAPIRFRATAPWQPWGYILFRPGSTAAELDAQGGYLAGSVLEHCLVTGAGGLAVEDNGAIIIDSASPLISHCQIIRNRSRGIEIHHGGAAIIRNSTIAWNTCSGTEAGGGGIRVQSSEPVIIDGNRITNNSFTHDGWGGYYQRGGGILASGSSETPILVTNNLVAENAANGGGGIYATGAVIQGNLVRGNISRGSDGGGIAGRSCVITGNVVVGNSSDGDGGGISQSGGADSDPEIAHNVVAENLSSAASANGAGLQVTASHSLVTGNAVVNNIASAGQVGSTGQPRVTGLHLNAPNSGGTIALNTICGNQAANTVDPVAGFMVAYSGWTYTGPLVIRDNNLFNNMGFELYVFTGMNSPPLAAEDNFWGTSNQTAIAAEIHDWQDDATLGVADFLPFAGVPETEAPVSPPRGLTARKEAVDGQVTFTWQPNPEPDVAGYRLYWAQGPGTGYDHVLDVGNRTSAELTGLSGSYRVAVSAYDHQYLGEDDDPLTIVNEAQTSGHESWYSTATALHVGPALALAQWTLDFGNIAMGTCAAAQELTITNTGDELLTIDGVTVAGPQAEAFLPPDDLSACRTLAPGGQCTLAIGFCPAGPGLKDATIALRTNDTEAAGRELRLVGVGDPPGRPAEIIWEHPSSGGGTPAMGANGDLYAGSNERPPGTNLWQLYAFRSDGTVKWQHDIEGDAANAAPAVALDGTIYVTPVYGQKFYALTPDGEEKWVFQEPAWAAGEGWTWSSPAIGPDGTIYFGSREPGEGNDFAGGKLYALSPDGTRKWATVVGTPSTTPAIAADGTIHVGTGTGLLYALDPQGGIKWIFTPELPYWVESTPAIGPDGVVYVGSMGYGGKRLYAIGPDGAERWFFEAGARLNRGPVLSEDGTILIGAEDGELRALSPEGVQLWSFRAGGGLLAAPAIGAYGTVFFGAADGKLYAVNPHGTLSWTFDAGSPVASSPLIGPDGSLYFGTSFGSFFALSGLSPGPAASAWPMPGHDYRRSGVAATPVAPCYPGAKAGDDILAAEGEPVALSGEGSASASGGPLLFRWQQLSGPPVALSDPTDPRPAFRAPTVGAAGATLLFRLTVTDENGLEASDLTEVQVTDTLVSPAAVSFGSVETGQAGAPLTMAIHNTHSTAMVVSGIGLSDPLDFNLDLDAPTVSPVADLPRIIPAGDTAFFVLFFSPTTAGHFQERLVVETSDPDSPRVEIPLSGWGQGPLPEGQEFVVRLGEDTVWTAGNIREVAGGGWSDGQNATASVDVGPYESGQAQAWAGVRFRVEEGPYGATVADATIAITLRYQLAVDFDALTPQAMGGGSADSRLYGWILVYKQELDSIDFVHQPGQDSRSATVTMTHRLAGAPTWTHLYAGQTYEVKGELAVHAEIFKGNQALASGEVTVERVAILFDDTVRAPRPDIRGNNQDGPLALTTDQPVALSIALDAGSRAGERNDWFLLVERDGHLASLVTRPLRVIPGVRRLLRGPLVDVDPITVLDSRLPAGSYTFHFAVSGARTWVDSLRLQVREGQAPAP
- a CDS encoding iron-containing alcohol dehydrogenase, whose product is MNASQSFRISLPTRILFGVGSINDLPRSVGDLLGAKILLVLDPGLAAANLVEKITAPLTAAGLAFVPFDRVDPEPSLRLADEAAALAVGEGCDVVVGAGGGSAMDVAKAAAMLATNGGAAEDYLGLGKVKRPGLPTIMVPTTAGTGAEVTFTAVFINEKTQSKGGINSDFLYPNTAILDPSLTVSLPKTVTAYTGIDAFTHALEAFVSVQANAVSDLYALEAITLISRCLGPACANGRNLEARSSMLLGSLLGGQALATAGVGLVHAMAYPMGGMHRIPHGLANAVLLPYVMDYNLVAVPDRFRTVAWAMEAAPPQISAREGAEAAVQAVRRLNRDIGIPSTLAALGIPAEDIPKMADIALTVTRPVENNPRRPTRDEVIAVYQQALAGV
- a CDS encoding DegT/DnrJ/EryC1/StrS family aminotransferase gives rise to the protein MPGFEVFGEEEKKEILEVLETGVLFRYEFPNERRGIYKVRTFEERFAAFCGCAHAQAVTSGTAALKVALACLGVGPGDEVITQGFTFVATWEAILDAGAVPVFTEIDATLNMDPADLEKRITPRTRAIIPVHMLGAQARIQEIMAVANRHGIPVIEDTAQSAGGALLGRMLGTFGRCGTFSFDAVKTMTCGEGGMIITGDAELWRAMSEYHDHGHDHVPNPGARGGEGRRFVGFNYRMMELQGAIGCAQLAKLPAMIAAQKTHHARLQELLARIPGISFREILDPAGDTATFLCFFLPDAEQTTRVNAVLREHGAGAIPFGSNTWHFYPRWEHLVAGATVTASGWPFKEPDGRSRALYDPAALPASTALMSRCLGYQIPVRLSEERLRQLADAIGAAARL
- the kdsB gene encoding 3-deoxy-manno-octulosonate cytidylyltransferase, with protein sequence MAETLASPQVVALIPARHQSSRFPGKPLAAILGRPMIEHVYRRACQVASLSRVVVATDDERIAACVRGFGGEVVLTRESHPTGTDRLAEAAGLLRLSDQDIVVNIQGDQPLFPPAVIDELTRPMLAEPDLPMATLIYRIRRPEEIRDPNHVKTVFDRQGNALYFSRATIPFDRDGGRPGPFYKHLGFYAYRKGFLTIFVGLPEGDWERRERLEQLRALEHGFRIRVVETGHDSIEVDTPADVARVEECLRQAAAGPPARC
- a CDS encoding DMT family protein encodes the protein MHPLASTIVLLICSNVFMTFAWYAHLKELGHKVWIVASLVSWGIALFEYLLQVPANRIGYTVLSVGQLKIIQEVITLSVFVPFSLFYLREPLKLDYLWAGLCLVGAVYFVFRSQLA
- the mdh gene encoding malate dehydrogenase; the encoded protein is MTKKIAIIGAGNVGATAAHWAMTKGLGEVALVDVVEGMPQGKALDLAQSAPLAGFAHGIRGANDFAALAGADVVIITAGLARKPGMSRDDLLAKNVAIVRACSEEVARYAPEAVLLVVTNPIDAMVYTAFKVSGFARERVIGMAGVLDSARYRLFLAQALGVAPRDVTALVMGIHGDNMLPLTRLASVGGVPVTDLLSAEELAAVVHRTQHGGGEIVGLLKTGSAFYTPALAVIGMAEAILTDSRRVLPCAAYLDGEFGIAGCFLGVPVVLGRRGVERIIEFPLTGEEQAALAASERAVREQMAATGL
- a CDS encoding 2-phospho-L-lactate transferase CofD family protein, which produces MTAAPAALSQALATLADRRFCPLDLIPQESLAEKLIELDQLGPPAAAGAIGTELAAIGRLLAATDTRQVRVVLFGGGTGLANLVGGDSRNPAWTASPFRGLKELFPHTTSVVCVTDDGGSTGEILKDLPLVALGDLRHVLLASIQEQQLMERYGLTGQQARALAALLFRLFNHRFQEPPLSAAALLEAAGVDPEAMPPAMWRGLAPLVRALFADPRLAPTLARPQCLGNLLLAAAAYAPNNGAGISDAHPGPEAVLKGLQTLACFLAANPFGVLPCTLTPAQIKVLYANGVLVTGEAKSGTALRGYPVDRVLVEFAGPPAVPAEVLAAVAEADIIAFAPGSLFTSIVPVLQVPGLAAAVRANTRALKILVANLWVQEGETDSAREHPERRFHVSDLLKAYQRNIPGGVHGLFQLVLTTGLQHIPGHVLQSYAVENKVPIYLDREAVRRLGFEPIAAMLFSPQALRERRVIQHDPATMARTFRVLWAIRDELPAGPAALAAALPEPPAVLHPDRQTPAARLAAIRQRLAALRLPPACLSRITAILWRHRDIRLMHLAYLDGIVPVAAGAWPRSQEWDNVFSFYEPETRLVKIREDVWERPDRFEVAFLVALGQSLLGNYAADKRMEAIAFEGEELGKVFFLTVRPAAERQCLFTDAELDDYLTLARLRPSVTVPRRYQRLVSGPEGFTPPGLLFGLLFAWYLDNRFEAHIDYKMTIVKNRVSDLIHEQGRILVRRQGLIDFFRERVFGDRRPLPA